The genomic DNA GCTCGGCCAGGATGTTCAGGCGGCTGACGACCCCCTCGGCGTACAGGTCCGCGCCGTTCCCGAGCTCGGCGGAGTCCCCGGCGGCGGCCACCGCGGGGATGCCCAGCGCCTCGAGGTAGTAGAGGCCCTGGATCCCCGCCGCGTCCTTGCCGATCCCGCCGTCATGGCCGATGACGGCCCGCGGCCGGTGGGGCGCCATCAGCCGGGCCGGCAGCACGCCGATGTAGGAGGCCGCCACGACGACGTCGGTGCCGGTGTTCGTGGCGTCGACGTACCGCGCGGAGTCCATCGTCACCACGCGACGGCCGCCGCGCTCGAGGACCACGTCCTGGGGGTGATCCTCGGACTCGAGCAGGCTGCCCATGCGTTCGCTCCTCTCAGGCGGGCTGACGAGGATATCAATATGCATGGTTAGGCGGGAATCGGGTGCCCGAGCGTCAGGCGCCGCCGAACTGGTCCCAGCGGAGCTCGGAGTCCATCACCGCGGGGAAGCGGGACTCCATGTACCGCAGGCTGTCGTCGAGGTGCTGGCGCATCGCGGCCTCGCTGGCCTTTGGGTCGGCAGCGGCGACTGCGTCGGCGACCCGCCGGTGGGCGTCGAGCACGGCCCGGCGGAAGCGCACGGGGTAGTCGATGCCGAGGACGGTCCCGTCGGTGATCCACTGCAGGGAGTTGATCAGGTAGCCGAAGATCGGGTTCCCCGACCCCCAGGCGACGGCGTCGTGGAAGCGCAGGTTCTCGTCGAGGAACGCCTGCTGGTCCGCCAGGTCCGCCTCCATGCGCTCGACGGACTCCTGCAGCCGCACGCCGATGTCGGGAAGGCCCTCGCGTGCCGCCATCGCCGCGGTGACCGGCTCGAGGCCCTGGCGCGCCTGGATGACCGAGCGGAACCGCGTGCCGGCGAACTGCATGAGCAGGGCGAGGGTCGAGGCGAGGTGGCGCGAGTCGGGCGTCGCCACCAGCGGACCGCCCCGGGGGCCGGTCTTCATGGTGAGCACGCCCTGCAGCTCGAGGTAGCGCAGGGCCTCGCGCATCGTGCCGCGACCGACGTCGTACTCCTCGACCAGCACCCGCTCGGGGGGCAGCAGGTCGCCGGCCTCGAGCTGCTCGGTCGTGATCCGGTCGACGATGCCGGCGGCGACCAGCAGGGCGGTCTTCTGGGGCCGCGCCCGGGTCACGCTCCGCGGGGTCACGTCGAGCCGCCGTCCCCCGTCACCCTCGCCCGCCATGCGCACCTCCGCTCGTCGACTCGTGCGCCTCAACCTACCGGCCGCCGCACGGCGGTGGGGTCGGCACGACCGCGAGGTCAGCGGCGCTGGTCGAAGCTGCGCCCGAGGTACTGCGAGACGATGCGCGTCCGCTGGATCGTCGGGGTGCCGCCGCCGAGGGCCCAGCCGTGGGCGTTCCGGTGGTGCCGCTCGACGTGGTACTCGGGGTGGTAGCCGTAGCCGCCGTGCAGCATGATCGCCGTGTCCGAGACGCGCTTGGCCATCTCGTTCGCGAAGCACTTGGCGATGGACGCCTGCAGCGGGTCCGGGGTGCCGCGACCGGCCTCGGCGGCGGCCCGCCAGATCAGCATGCGAGCGGCTTCGACCTGGATGATCATGTCCGCGAGCTGGTCCTGGACCGTCTGGAACTCGACGATCGGCTTGCCGAACTGCCGCCGATCCTGGACGTACGCGGCGGTCCGGTCGACGCAGTCCTGCCCGATCGCGAGGCTCATCGTGGCGTTGCCGAGCCGCTCGATGCTGAAGGCCTCGAACAGCTGGCGGAAGCCGCCCGCGGGCACGATCAGGTCCTCGACCGGCACCCGGACGCCGTCGAGGAAGATGTCCGCCGACGGGATGCCGCGGAACCCCATCAGCCGCTCCTGGGGCCCGAAGGTGACGCCGGGCGCGTCGCGGTCCACCACCACCGCGCCGATGCCGCGCGAACCGGGCTGGTCGTCGAGCCGGACGTACACCAGGTACTGCTCGGCGTGGCCGGCGCCGGAGCACCAGCGCTTCATCCCGTCGATGACGAGCTCGTCCCCCTCGCGTCGGGCGGTGGTCGTCAGGTCGGTCGCGGCAGAGCCGGCGTCCGGCTCGGAGATGGACACGGCCAGGGTGACCTCGCCCGCCACGATCGGGGGCAGCAGCCGGGCCCGCTGCTCGGGGGTGCCGAAGACCTCGATCACCCGCGCGGGACCGGTGTTCGCCTCGAAGGCGCAGAACGCCGCGACCTGGTTGCGCTTGGCCAGCTCCTCGATGACCAGGAGGGCGTCGAGGAGCTCGCCACCCGCCCCGCCGTGCGCCTCCGGGATGGCGATGCCGAGGAACCCGAGCTCCGCTAGGCGGCGCCGCTCGGCGTCGGGGAGGTGGGTGCCGTCCCGGTCCCACTCGAGCGCCAACGGCGCGTAGCGCTCACCTGCGACCCGGGCGGCCAGCGCACGCAGCTCCTGCTGCTCATCGGTCAGCGACAAGTCGACCACGCTCAGACCCTCCCAGGCCGCACGGCGGCCTCCACGACGACACTATCCATGATGATGGTTATCCTACTCCGCTCGTGGACGTGCGACGTCGCAGCGGCGTTGCAGCCAC from Euzebya sp. includes the following:
- a CDS encoding FadR/GntR family transcriptional regulator, translated to MAGEGDGGRRLDVTPRSVTRARPQKTALLVAAGIVDRITTEQLEAGDLLPPERVLVEEYDVGRGTMREALRYLELQGVLTMKTGPRGGPLVATPDSRHLASTLALLMQFAGTRFRSVIQARQGLEPVTAAMAAREGLPDIGVRLQESVERMEADLADQQAFLDENLRFHDAVAWGSGNPIFGYLINSLQWITDGTVLGIDYPVRFRRAVLDAHRRVADAVAAADPKASEAAMRQHLDDSLRYMESRFPAVMDSELRWDQFGGA
- a CDS encoding acyl-CoA dehydrogenase family protein; amino-acid sequence: MVDLSLTDEQQELRALAARVAGERYAPLALEWDRDGTHLPDAERRRLAELGFLGIAIPEAHGGAGGELLDALLVIEELAKRNQVAAFCAFEANTGPARVIEVFGTPEQRARLLPPIVAGEVTLAVSISEPDAGSAATDLTTTARREGDELVIDGMKRWCSGAGHAEQYLVYVRLDDQPGSRGIGAVVVDRDAPGVTFGPQERLMGFRGIPSADIFLDGVRVPVEDLIVPAGGFRQLFEAFSIERLGNATMSLAIGQDCVDRTAAYVQDRRQFGKPIVEFQTVQDQLADMIIQVEAARMLIWRAAAEAGRGTPDPLQASIAKCFANEMAKRVSDTAIMLHGGYGYHPEYHVERHHRNAHGWALGGGTPTIQRTRIVSQYLGRSFDQRR